In Strigops habroptila isolate Jane chromosome 6, bStrHab1.2.pri, whole genome shotgun sequence, a single genomic region encodes these proteins:
- the ISM1 gene encoding isthmin-1, whose protein sequence is MVRLAAELLLLLGLLLLTLHITVLRGGGGEPHGPPGAGNHSQRQNTLTADDHSPEDSFTLNPEDRREYPDLQAAHRPFPKQRFRQENGHTSLQRDGPRSFLLDLPNFPDLSKADINGQNPNIQVTIEVVDGPDTETDKDLQKESSKPSWPVPSPEWRNWWQRSSTLTRMSSGDQDYKYDSTTEDSNFLNPLGGWDSHAPSHRTFESKEQPEYDYMDGEGDWSPWSLCSVTCGSGNQKRTRSCGYACTATESRTCDRPNCPGIEDTFRTAATEVSLLAGSEDFNATKLFEVDTDSCERWMSCKSEFLKKYMHKVVNDLPSCPCSYPREVAYSTAEIYDRLKRKNFRWKDASGPKEKLEIYKPTARYCIRSMLSLESTTLAAQHCCYDDNMQLITRGKGAGTPNLISIEFSAELHYKVDILPWIICKGDWSRYNEARPPNNGQKCTENPSDEDYYKQFQEAREY, encoded by the exons AACACACTCACTGCAGATGACCATTCTCCTGAAGACAGCTTCACCCTGAACCCCGAGGACAGAAGAGAATACCCTGATCTCCAGGCTGCCCACCGGCCATTCCCCAAACAGCGCTTCAGGCAGGAAAACGGGCATACGTCCTTGCAAAGAGATGGACCCAGATCTTTCCTCCTGGATCTCCCAAACTTCCCCGACCTGTCAAAAGCAGATATCAATGGGCAGAATCCCAACATTCAG GTTACCATTGAAGTGGTGGATGGCCCTGACACCGAGACAGACAAGGATCTGCAGAAAGAGAGCAGCAAGCCTAGCTGGCCAGTCCCATCGCCTGAGTGGAGAAACTGGTGGCAGAGGTCCTCCACCTTGACTCGCATGAGCAGTGGTGACCAGGACTACAAGTACGACAGCACTACTGAGGACAGCAACTTCCTAAACCCTCTCGGTGGGTGGGATAGTCATGCACCCAGTCACCGGACATTTGAGTCCAAGGAGCAGCCAGAGTATG ATTACATGGATGGCGAGGGAGACTGGAGCCCGTGGTCCCTCTGCAGCGTTACCTGTGGGAGCGGCAACCAGAAGCGGACGAGGTCCTGTGGGTACGCCTGCACGGCCACCGAGTCACGGACCTGTGACCGCCCCAACTGCCCAG GGATTGAAGATACCTTCCGGACAGCTGCCACAGAAGTGAGCTTACTTGCAGGAAGCGAAGACTTCAATGCTACCAAACTGTTTGAAGTTG ATACTGATAGCTGCGAAAGATGGATGAGCTGCAAAAGCGAATTCTTGAAGAAATATATGCACAAAGTGGTCAATGATCTTCCCAGCTGCCCGTGCTCCTACCCCAGAGAAGTTGCGTACAGCACTGCTGAAATCTATGATCgactgaagaggaaaaacttCCGCTGGAAAGATGCGAGTGGTCCAAAGGAAAAACTGGAAATCTATAAGCCCACTGCACGATACTGCATCCGCTCCATGCTCTCTTTGGAAAGCACAACActtgcagcacagcactgctgctacGATGATAATATGCAGCTCATTACCAGAGGGAAAGGAGCAGGCACACCAAACCTGATCAGCATTGAATTCTCAGCAGAACTCCATTACAAAGTGGACATTCTGCCTTGGATTATATGCAAAGGTGACTGGAGCCGATACAATGAAGCACGGCCTCCAAACAATGggcagaaatgcacagaaaaccCTTCAGATGAAGACTACTACAAGCAATTTCAAGAAGCAAGGGAATATTGA